A single window of Lutzomyia longipalpis isolate SR_M1_2022 chromosome 1, ASM2433408v1 DNA harbors:
- the LOC129797341 gene encoding transmembrane GTPase Marf codes for MAAYLNRTLSMVTGNGSTISYDTSSLAETRGLHNTANDVSPLQIFVRAKKKINDIFGEIEEYVVETTRFIDSDQPGELDIIDKYEKEAFSSYVHKVAGIREVLARDHMKVAFFGRTSNGKSSVINAMLREKVLPSGIGHTTNCFCQVEGVDGHEAYLVKEGSEEKLNVVSVQQLANALSQEKLNESSLIRIFWPRERCSLLRDDVVFMDSPGVDVSPNLDDWIDNHCLNADVFVLVLNAESTMTIAEKSFFHEVSQRLSKPNIFILNNRWDASANEPEFQESVKAQHTERCIDFLTKELKVSLPKEADERVFFVSARETLQARLKEAQGQPAHLGAIADGFQNRYFEFQDFERKFEECISKSAVKTKFEQHSRGGKQIAKDMISMLDNIYDRAACLRTQKLEHKRMLIERINNTGQQLTQVTHEMKSKIHSMVEEVEQKVAKALNEEIWRLGVLVDEFPLPFHTDPVVLNIYKREMNAHVEQGLGANLRARLSTAMAMNMETAQREMTEKIHSLLPGEVLNQKITPFAVRQQPFEMFYTLNCQNLCADFQEDLEFRFTWGIGAILQRIGNRMKDKKGNEKTLMITRQSSQSSLPPVLSPMSDQPDGPNSLVPYGGGNITPEQLSVISNMMVATMGSHGTVGGIIVSGLLMKAIGWRVLIGIGVVYGCVYLYERLSYTNSAKKRRFKSQYVKHATKKLKLIVDLTSANCSHQVQQELTSTFARLCRTVDAASSEMNEDLRAVESLLNQLEANQKQMKLLRNKANYITNELEIFENNYIKSN; via the exons ATGGCTGCTTATTTGAATCGCACACTATCGATGGTGACGGGCAATGGATCCACCATCTCCTACGACACATCCTCGCTGGCGGAAACACGGGGCCTGCACAATACGGCCAACGATGTGTCCCCCCTGCAGATCTTTGTGCGTgcaaagaagaagataaaCGACATTTTTGGTGAAATTGAGGAGTATGTTGTGGAAACAACGAGATTCATCGATAGCG ACCAGCCTGGGGAGCTGGATATTATAGATAAGTACGAGAAGGAGGCATTCAGTAGCTATGTGCACAAAGTTGCCGGCATTCGGGAAGTTCTGGCACGAGATCACATGAAAGTAGCCTTCTTCGGGCGCACTTCCAACGGCAAGAGTTCCGTCATCAATGCCATGCTGCGCGAGAAAGTTCTCCCGAGTGGAATTGGTCATACAACCAACTGCTTCTGCCAGGTGGAGGGTGTGGACGGGCATGAAGCTTACCTGGTGAAGGAGGGATCTGAAGAGAAGCTAAATGTCGTG TCAGTTCAGCAACTCGCCAATGCCCTGAGCCAGGAAAAGTTAAATGAATCCTCATTAATACGAATTTTCTGGCCACGAGAGAGATGCTCCCTCCTACGGGATGATGTGGTCTTCATGGATTCACCAGGTGTCGATGTGTCGCCCAATTTAGACGACTGGATCGACAATCATTGCCTCAATGCCGACGTTTTTGTCCTCGTTCTCAATGCTGAGTCCACAATGACTATTGCC gaaaaatcatttttccacGAAGTCTCTCAACGACTTTCGAAACcaaacattttcattctcaaCAATCGATGGGATGCCTCAGCGAATGAACCTGAATTCCAGGAGTCG GTGAAAGCTCAGCATACAGAGCGTTGCATTGACTTCCTAACGAAAGAGCTGAAGGTATCACTGCCCAAGGAGGCCGATGAACGGGTATTCTTCGTATCTGCACGTGAAACACTTCAGGCACGTCTGAAGGAGGCTCAGGGGCAACCAGCTCATCTTGGTGCCATTGCCGATGGCTTCCAGAATCGCTATTTTGAATTCCAAGATTTTGAGCGCAAATTCGAGGAATGCATCTCAAAGAGTGCCGTCAAGACGAAATTTGAGCAACACAGCCGCGGTGGGAAGCAAATTGCCAAGGATATGATTTCCATGCTGGACAACATTTACGATCGAGCGGCATGCCTGCGGACACAGAAGCTCGAGCATAAGCGTATGCTGATTGAGCGCATTAACAACACAGGACAGCAATTGACGCAGGTGACGCATGAGATGAAGTCAAAAATTCACTCAATGGTCGAAGAGGTGGAGCAGAAGGTGGCAAAGGCGCTCAATGAGGAAATTTGGCGTCTCGGTGTTCTTGTCGATGAATTCCCACTGCCCTTCCACACAGATCCCGTGGTTCTCAATATCTACAAACGCGAAATGAATGCGCACGTTGAACAGGGACTCGGTGCTAATCTCCGGGCGCGCCTCTCAACTGCCATGGCGATGAATATGGAAACGGCTCAGCGCGAGATGACGGAGAAGATTCATTCGCTCCTCCCGGGAGAGGTGTTAAACCAAAAAATCACCCCCTTCGCTGTGCGTCAGCAACCCTTTGAGATGTTCTACACGTTGAATTGTCAGAATTTATGCGCGGACTTCCAAGAAGATCTGGAATTCAGATTTACATGGGGAATCGGTGCCATCCTACAGAGAATTGGTAACCGAATGAAGGACAAGAAGGGCAATGAGAAGACTCTCATGATTACCCGTCAGAGCAGTCAATCGAGC TTGCCCCCTGTCCTATCGCCAATGTCAGACCAACCAGACGGACCGAATTCCCTGGTGCCTTATGGAGGTGGAAATATCACACCTGAACAGTTGTCCGTAATTTCCAACATGATGGTAGCCACAATGGGGTCCCATGGCACTGTTGGTGGAATAATCGTGTCCGGGCTACTGATGAAGGCCATCGGATGGCGCGTTCTCATTGGCATTGGCGTCGTCTACGGCTGCGTGTACCTCTATGAGCGTCTTTCGTACACAAATTCAGCCAAGAAGAGACGTTTCAAGAGCCAATACGTCAAACATGCCACCAAGAAATTGAAACTCATCGTAGATCTCACATCCGCCAATTGTAGTCATCAAGTTCAGCA GGAACTGACGAGTACTTTTGCACGACTCTGTCGCACTGTTGATGCAGCATCGTCGGAGATGAATGAGGATTTACGTGCGGTGGAGAGTCTCCTCAATCAGCTGGAGGCGAATCAGAAGCAAATGAAGTTGCTCCGCAATAAGGCCAATTACATAACGAATGAATTGGAAATCTTCGAGAATAACTACATCAAATCCAACtga
- the LOC129797342 gene encoding neural/ectodermal development factor IMP-L2 isoform X1 — protein MVRLMEMSSSLLFAIGMFLVCGLTSGRSISEPNNSLLSSGGDSNKLIAQDWVKITAAPAARVTHVPGATVELECEVSGSPPPTIHWIRGSSPLNLLNEMEANVVSEASPNALVRVRSRLVLEHAAPTERTYTCVGRSGSKTAFATTTVVSAPHHGRQKHNITSDIISTLLNPSGGAQKPRIVLFYTVLLELMGSDVVLPCNTIGRPRPDIYWLDVNDNLISGQEPRYRVLPTGELIITNLKWSDMGGFTCVARNALAKDTITTFVYPILSEE, from the exons ATGGTGCGATTAATG GAAATGAGTTCATCGCTCCTGTTTGCGATTGGGATGTTTCTGGTGTGTGGCCTGACCAGTGGTCGAAGTATTAGTGAGCCCAATAATTCACTCCTATCCAGTGGCGGGGACTCCAACAAGTTGATCGCGCAGGATTGGGTGAAGATCACAGCGGCTCCTGCGGCTCGTGTTACCCACGTGCCCGGGGCAACGGTGGAGTTGGAATGCGAAGTATCAGGATCACCACCGCCTACAATACACTGGATTCGTGGCAGTTCTCCCCTCAACTTG CTAAATGAGATGGAGGCCAATGTGGTGTCAGAGGCGAGCCCCAATGCTTTGGTGCGAGTCCGGTCGCGTCTCGTGCTGGAGCATGCTGCGCCAACGGAACGGACGTACACATGTGTGGGACGCTCAGGGAGTAAGACGGCATTTGCAACTACCACCGTTGTGTCAGCGCCGCACCATGGACGCCAGAAGCACAATATCACATCGGACATTATCAGCACACTACTGAATCCCAGTGGAGGCGCCCAGAAGCCGCGTATTGTGCTCTTCTACACAGTCCTCCTTGAATTAATGGGTTCAGACGTGGTGCTTCCATGCAACACAATTGGACGCCCTCGGCCAGACATCTATTGGCTCGATGTCAATGATAATCTCATCAGTGGCCAGGAGCCACGCTACAGAGTCCTCCCCACGGGAGAGCTCATCATAACTAATCTCAAGTGGAGCGACATGGGTGGCTTCACCTGCGTCGCTCGGAACGCCCTCGCCAAAGATACCATCACCACATTCGTCTATCCCATactt agtgaAGAGTGA
- the LOC129797342 gene encoding neural/ectodermal development factor IMP-L2 isoform X2 → MSSSLLFAIGMFLVCGLTSGRSISEPNNSLLSSGGDSNKLIAQDWVKITAAPAARVTHVPGATVELECEVSGSPPPTIHWIRGSSPLNLLNEMEANVVSEASPNALVRVRSRLVLEHAAPTERTYTCVGRSGSKTAFATTTVVSAPHHGRQKHNITSDIISTLLNPSGGAQKPRIVLFYTVLLELMGSDVVLPCNTIGRPRPDIYWLDVNDNLISGQEPRYRVLPTGELIITNLKWSDMGGFTCVARNALAKDTITTFVYPILSEE, encoded by the exons ATGAGTTCATCGCTCCTGTTTGCGATTGGGATGTTTCTGGTGTGTGGCCTGACCAGTGGTCGAAGTATTAGTGAGCCCAATAATTCACTCCTATCCAGTGGCGGGGACTCCAACAAGTTGATCGCGCAGGATTGGGTGAAGATCACAGCGGCTCCTGCGGCTCGTGTTACCCACGTGCCCGGGGCAACGGTGGAGTTGGAATGCGAAGTATCAGGATCACCACCGCCTACAATACACTGGATTCGTGGCAGTTCTCCCCTCAACTTG CTAAATGAGATGGAGGCCAATGTGGTGTCAGAGGCGAGCCCCAATGCTTTGGTGCGAGTCCGGTCGCGTCTCGTGCTGGAGCATGCTGCGCCAACGGAACGGACGTACACATGTGTGGGACGCTCAGGGAGTAAGACGGCATTTGCAACTACCACCGTTGTGTCAGCGCCGCACCATGGACGCCAGAAGCACAATATCACATCGGACATTATCAGCACACTACTGAATCCCAGTGGAGGCGCCCAGAAGCCGCGTATTGTGCTCTTCTACACAGTCCTCCTTGAATTAATGGGTTCAGACGTGGTGCTTCCATGCAACACAATTGGACGCCCTCGGCCAGACATCTATTGGCTCGATGTCAATGATAATCTCATCAGTGGCCAGGAGCCACGCTACAGAGTCCTCCCCACGGGAGAGCTCATCATAACTAATCTCAAGTGGAGCGACATGGGTGGCTTCACCTGCGTCGCTCGGAACGCCCTCGCCAAAGATACCATCACCACATTCGTCTATCCCATactt agtgaAGAGTGA